One Parasphingorhabdus cellanae genomic region harbors:
- a CDS encoding NUDIX domain-containing protein — translation MTDNTKPNSIDALTGKPMPKPIPAATLVIFRDQPGSTAPDLLMVERSAKMAFAAGAAVFPGGRVDDADYDFAKTLGHDDLGEYGARIAAIRESIEETGIAVAVEGDLAAPRVIEARAALHEGTILSEICSQFDWQLSLDKLVPFTRWCPPFAEKRVFDTRFYMINHDDHAAEATVDETENYNLFWSSAQAVLEKADAGDVKIIFPTKRNLERLAQFGSFAEAAEHSNRHPVTMVSPTIEKRDDGVHLCIPEDIGYPITSEPMDAVQRGFKK, via the coding sequence ATGACAGATAATACTAAGCCGAACAGCATCGATGCCCTGACCGGAAAACCGATGCCAAAGCCCATTCCTGCAGCGACACTGGTAATATTTCGTGATCAGCCCGGCAGCACCGCACCGGATCTGTTGATGGTGGAGCGATCAGCCAAAATGGCTTTTGCAGCGGGCGCGGCGGTTTTTCCTGGCGGCCGTGTGGATGATGCGGATTATGATTTTGCCAAGACGCTCGGCCATGATGATCTTGGCGAATATGGAGCGCGTATCGCTGCGATCCGGGAATCAATCGAAGAAACCGGTATCGCGGTAGCGGTGGAAGGCGACCTGGCCGCACCTCGTGTGATAGAAGCACGAGCGGCGCTGCATGAAGGCACGATATTGTCAGAGATTTGCAGCCAGTTTGACTGGCAGCTGAGTCTCGATAAGCTGGTACCCTTTACCCGATGGTGTCCTCCTTTTGCAGAGAAGCGGGTTTTCGATACGCGCTTTTATATGATCAATCATGACGATCACGCAGCGGAAGCCACTGTCGATGAAACGGAAAATTACAATCTGTTTTGGAGCAGCGCGCAGGCTGTGCTTGAAAAAGCGGATGCGGGGGATGTGAAAATCATCTTTCCGACCAAGCGCAATCTGGAAAGGCTAGCCCAATTCGGTTCCTTTGCGGAAGCGGCTGAGCACAGCAACCGACATCCGGTTACAATGGTTTCCCCAACGATCGAAAAACGCGATGATGGAGTCCATCTATGTATACCGGAAGACATTGGTTATCCCATCACATCCGAACCCATGGACGCCGTGCAGCGCGGGTTCAAAAAATAG
- a CDS encoding DUF4126 domain-containing protein: MGIVEILGLAGSVSLLSGWRLYLTVFVTGLAMRLQWISLPENLQMLDALANPWVLGISALGALAEFFADKILWLDSVWDTIHTVIRPLGGALLALAVVDSGDPAWQVIIFLLGGGAALMSHGAKAGARAIVNTSPEPVSNAVVSTGEDIATGGLLILAFANPVAALIIASVLLILCLFLVYKGYRLWRKIVSSGN; the protein is encoded by the coding sequence ATGGGGATTGTGGAAATCTTGGGACTGGCTGGTAGCGTCAGCCTTTTGTCAGGCTGGCGGCTCTATCTCACCGTCTTCGTGACCGGTCTCGCCATGCGGCTGCAATGGATCAGCCTGCCAGAAAATCTGCAGATGCTCGATGCCTTGGCCAATCCGTGGGTGCTCGGCATCAGTGCACTGGGCGCTCTTGCAGAGTTTTTTGCTGACAAGATATTATGGCTGGATAGCGTCTGGGATACGATCCACACCGTCATCCGTCCCTTGGGCGGTGCGCTGCTCGCGCTTGCCGTCGTTGATTCCGGCGATCCGGCTTGGCAAGTCATCATCTTTCTGCTCGGCGGCGGAGCGGCCCTGATGAGCCATGGCGCGAAGGCAGGCGCTCGCGCGATTGTGAACACCAGTCCGGAACCGGTCAGCAACGCAGTCGTCTCGACCGGCGAAGATATCGCGACCGGCGGATTGCTGATCCTGGCTTTTGCCAATCCTGTTGCCGCCCTGATCATCGCATCCGTGCTGCTGATCCTGTGCCTGTTTCTGGTTTACAAGGGCTATCGGCTATGGCGAAAAATTGTGTCGAGCGGCAATTGA
- a CDS encoding flagellar export chaperone FliS gives MMHSAQSGYAVAGKDTRVLNANAHELITILFEELLNLLDEISIIHERGKTKEIVDQQVMALSIVDSLIVSLDMENGGELAENLRNTYAQVRALIAADDPDANLRNNRTAYKFISEIYSAWRQIA, from the coding sequence ATGATGCATTCGGCACAATCTGGCTATGCGGTTGCTGGAAAAGACACACGGGTCCTGAATGCCAACGCGCATGAATTGATCACGATCCTGTTTGAAGAACTGCTAAACCTGCTTGACGAAATCTCGATTATTCACGAGCGCGGCAAGACAAAGGAAATCGTCGATCAGCAGGTAATGGCGCTGTCGATTGTGGATTCCCTGATCGTTAGTCTGGATATGGAAAACGGTGGCGAATTAGCGGAGAATCTAAGAAACACCTATGCACAGGTGCGAGCGTTGATCGCAGCCGATGATCCGGACGCTAATCTCAGAAACAACCGGACGGCGTATAAATTTATATCCGAGATATATTCTGCCTGGAGGCAGATTGCCTAA
- the fliD gene encoding flagellar filament capping protein FliD — protein sequence MFDSISNFIGSGTGVNSRQLIADLLAASREPKEAVLRSREQANSLKISALASASSSLDTFATALSDLLDGRAFAGNLVSSNPSLATVNFIDGARPQGLPATLEITQLASSRRLASGVVADGNVSLGAGTMTINTGSGNFNVTLVNGADSLNDLAKAINESGSGVSASIVTDASGARLVLEGEEGAGNNFTVTGDFADYNYPAGGGGMNLISDAADALVKIDGIDLRFGSNSIENAIAGVAINLNAAAPGTQITISGDQPTKTISALVGEFVDAYNQLRTALNGATAPGGEDGSAGPLSGDSGVREMVRALSQIGATALVDNGPYRALSDIGVKTNRDGTLSIDKDRLDKVLAANPEAVSNMLDPLTADSNNPGIAGVLQSIRDRLQGDDGALEASQNRLEQIKENLLEARNKLDEDSAQYETQLRRTFANMDRQLAVLQATQSYLTQQIAVWNGDND from the coding sequence ATGTTTGATTCAATATCCAATTTCATCGGCTCCGGTACCGGCGTAAATAGCCGGCAATTAATCGCAGATCTACTGGCTGCCTCCCGTGAACCCAAAGAGGCTGTTCTGCGCAGCCGCGAGCAGGCGAATAGCTTGAAAATTTCGGCTTTGGCATCGGCGTCCTCATCGCTTGATACCTTTGCAACAGCGCTTTCGGACTTGCTCGATGGACGCGCTTTTGCAGGCAATCTGGTGTCGAGCAATCCGTCTCTTGCCACTGTCAATTTCATCGACGGAGCGCGTCCGCAAGGGCTTCCCGCGACGCTTGAAATAACACAACTGGCTTCGTCGCGGCGGCTTGCCTCCGGGGTCGTAGCAGACGGGAATGTATCGCTCGGTGCAGGAACAATGACGATCAACACTGGCAGCGGTAATTTCAACGTCACACTGGTCAATGGCGCAGACAGCCTGAACGATCTTGCAAAAGCCATAAACGAGTCAGGCTCTGGCGTGTCTGCTTCCATCGTGACGGATGCAAGCGGCGCAAGGCTGGTACTAGAAGGGGAGGAGGGCGCTGGTAATAATTTCACAGTGACCGGAGACTTTGCCGACTATAACTATCCTGCGGGCGGGGGCGGGATGAACCTGATCAGTGACGCAGCAGACGCCCTCGTTAAAATTGATGGAATCGATTTGCGCTTTGGTAGCAACAGCATCGAAAATGCGATTGCTGGCGTGGCGATAAACCTCAATGCCGCCGCACCCGGCACGCAAATTACGATAAGCGGTGATCAACCGACAAAGACAATATCAGCCTTGGTTGGCGAATTTGTGGATGCCTATAACCAATTGCGGACTGCACTGAATGGTGCAACGGCACCTGGCGGGGAAGACGGCTCTGCCGGTCCGCTTTCCGGGGATAGCGGCGTTCGGGAAATGGTGCGCGCTCTAAGCCAGATTGGTGCTACCGCCCTTGTCGATAACGGTCCCTATCGTGCGCTGTCAGACATCGGGGTTAAAACCAACCGGGATGGAACCCTGTCGATCGATAAAGACCGGCTTGATAAAGTGCTCGCCGCTAATCCAGAAGCTGTATCTAATATGCTTGATCCGTTGACTGCCGACAGCAACAATCCGGGGATAGCCGGGGTGCTACAGTCGATAAGAGACCGGCTGCAAGGCGATGATGGCGCGCTGGAAGCTTCTCAGAATCGCCTGGAGCAAATCAAGGAAAACCTGCTCGAAGCACGTAACAAACTGGATGAAGATAGCGCCCAATATGAAACGCAGTTGCGGCGGACCTTTGCCAATATGGATCGTCAGCTAGCTGTGTTGCAAGCAACCCAAAGTTATCTGACCCAGCAAATTGCCGTCTGGAACGGCGATAACGATTAG
- a CDS encoding EscU/YscU/HrcU family type III secretion system export apparatus switch protein: MAEGPPGGGEKTEAPTPKRLQESAKKGDVLQSKELGGAMVVIAAALGFAALGSSLMDAIAEMLSSGLSIERADIENFNPSEQTYRHVSKILLPFLGLFGLTMLAAIATPILLGSLGFRWSAMKPKGDKLNPLNGLKRMFGTRGLIELGKSLAKVILLGCIGLWLVYANLPYMFALGAQDTRGAVGQFGDLFVIIMMVMAAGFFIIAGIDLPAQMFQRGKRLRMTKQEVKDEHKDIEGAPEVKWEQRKRQQATLSQSTRKAVEEATVVLNNPVHFSVVLRYRPGIDAVPVMLAKGRGEMATAIRELAEERGVPMLQFPMLTRAVYFTTPVGGVIDERLYVAVATVLAFLFRLDAQISDGLERPHVDLPDELRFDSDGNTEN, encoded by the coding sequence ATGGCAGAGGGACCGCCGGGCGGGGGAGAGAAAACCGAAGCGCCAACTCCAAAGCGACTTCAGGAGAGCGCCAAGAAGGGCGACGTACTGCAATCGAAAGAGTTGGGCGGCGCAATGGTTGTCATAGCCGCCGCGCTCGGTTTTGCTGCACTAGGCAGTTCGTTGATGGACGCGATCGCCGAAATGCTGAGCAGCGGTCTGAGCATCGAACGAGCGGATATCGAGAATTTTAATCCGAGCGAGCAAACCTACCGACATGTCAGTAAGATATTGCTGCCCTTTCTTGGACTTTTCGGTCTTACGATGCTGGCGGCAATTGCAACGCCCATATTGCTTGGTTCGCTGGGGTTCCGCTGGTCCGCGATGAAGCCCAAAGGGGACAAGCTTAATCCGCTTAATGGTTTGAAGCGGATGTTTGGCACGCGCGGACTGATTGAGCTGGGTAAGTCCCTTGCGAAAGTCATATTGCTGGGATGTATCGGCCTATGGCTGGTTTATGCCAATCTGCCCTATATGTTTGCTTTGGGCGCGCAAGACACACGCGGTGCTGTCGGACAATTTGGCGATCTGTTCGTGATCATCATGATGGTCATGGCTGCCGGGTTTTTCATTATCGCGGGCATCGATCTGCCCGCGCAAATGTTTCAGCGCGGCAAGCGGTTGCGGATGACCAAGCAGGAGGTCAAGGACGAACATAAAGACATCGAAGGCGCGCCCGAGGTGAAATGGGAGCAGCGCAAACGGCAGCAGGCGACCCTGTCTCAATCCACGCGCAAAGCGGTCGAAGAAGCGACTGTGGTGCTTAATAACCCTGTGCATTTTTCGGTCGTCCTACGCTATCGCCCGGGAATCGATGCTGTGCCGGTCATGCTGGCAAAGGGCAGAGGGGAAATGGCGACAGCCATTCGTGAATTGGCTGAAGAGCGCGGGGTTCCAATGCTCCAATTTCCGATGCTAACACGAGCTGTATATTTCACGACGCCGGTCGGCGGTGTGATTGATGAACGTCTTTATGTAGCTGTGGCGACGGTGCTTGCCTTCCTGTTTCGGCTTGACGCACAAATTTCAGATGGGTTGGAGCGGCCGCATGTTGATCTGCCGGATGAGCTGCGTTTCGACAGTGACGGGAATACTGAAAATTGA
- the fliR gene encoding flagellar biosynthetic protein FliR: protein MIAPGFAGLEEQLWLWLFAMIRPGAAFFAAPVTGARVVPVQLRLIIALAVGIAAMGGSGIKLPNDGLISLSGFALIAGEIIIGLAIGFTIQIGYAAAFVAGETISNAMGLGFASMSDPQTGQSTPVIGQFLSIIATLIFLAMDGHLILASTIVLSYDHLPPGSGLLSADAALRLAYFGGSLFVAGLAIAFPVGSALLLVQIILGLLARSAPSMNLFAVGLPATLTLGLVMLAMAAPLMMDGITQTLVQSLEYSDSLARGG from the coding sequence ATGATTGCTCCCGGATTTGCAGGCTTGGAAGAACAGCTCTGGTTGTGGCTTTTTGCCATGATCAGACCAGGCGCAGCCTTTTTTGCGGCGCCCGTTACAGGTGCAAGAGTAGTACCCGTCCAACTGCGTTTGATCATCGCCCTGGCAGTCGGAATCGCAGCCATGGGCGGCTCTGGTATCAAGCTACCAAACGATGGCCTGATAAGTCTTTCAGGATTTGCGTTGATTGCTGGAGAGATCATCATCGGACTTGCCATCGGCTTTACGATCCAGATCGGATATGCCGCCGCTTTCGTCGCTGGGGAGACGATTAGCAACGCCATGGGCTTGGGCTTTGCATCAATGTCTGATCCGCAAACCGGTCAATCAACACCCGTCATTGGCCAGTTTTTGTCAATTATAGCCACCTTGATCTTTCTAGCGATGGACGGCCATCTGATCCTCGCATCGACCATTGTGCTCAGCTATGATCATTTGCCGCCAGGCAGCGGTCTATTGTCCGCGGACGCCGCGCTCAGGCTCGCGTACTTCGGTGGCTCTTTATTTGTAGCAGGTCTGGCCATTGCATTTCCGGTAGGGTCAGCATTGCTGCTGGTTCAGATCATTCTTGGGTTACTCGCACGGTCCGCACCATCGATGAACCTCTTTGCTGTCGGCTTGCCCGCGACGCTCACATTGGGCTTGGTCATGCTTGCGATGGCAGCGCCATTGATGATGGATGGCATTACGCAAACGCTGGTTCAGTCTCTCGAATACAGCGATAGCCTGGCAAGGGGTGGCTAA
- a CDS encoding flagellar biosynthetic protein FliQ yields MTDSGDFFIGMAQQTLWITALAAAPILVPALLGGLLLGMIQAATSINEATLSFVPKLLIVAIMLGIFGGSIMYLIVDFTVDVYDRIPALLV; encoded by the coding sequence ATGACGGATAGCGGTGATTTCTTTATTGGTATGGCACAGCAGACGCTTTGGATAACAGCACTGGCAGCGGCACCCATATTAGTGCCAGCGTTGCTTGGCGGTTTATTGCTTGGGATGATTCAGGCCGCGACGTCGATCAACGAAGCGACGCTCAGCTTCGTGCCGAAATTGCTGATCGTGGCGATCATGCTGGGTATTTTCGGCGGATCGATCATGTACCTGATCGTCGATTTTACCGTTGATGTTTATGACCGGATTCCGGCGCTGCTGGTTTGA
- the fliP gene encoding flagellar type III secretion system pore protein FliP (The bacterial flagellar biogenesis protein FliP forms a type III secretion system (T3SS)-type pore required for flagellar assembly.), with protein sequence MKVVLAAAFLFGFADPAWAQEAISGGLGRALEDISGDGRPLTLSLQILLLMSLLTVLPSIVLMMSSFTRIIIVLSILRQALGLQQTPPNQVLVGLALFLSLFVMRPVIDTINVDAYSPYGEGEIPIEEAISRSGDALHGFMIKQTRQSDLKLFMELGDTPPVAKPEDIPFSILLPAFVTSELKTAFQIGFLIFLPFLIIDLLVASTLMALGMMMLSPTIISMPFKLLLFVLVDGWALTMGTLAGSFAI encoded by the coding sequence ATGAAAGTGGTATTAGCTGCAGCATTTCTATTTGGTTTTGCTGATCCGGCCTGGGCACAAGAAGCCATATCGGGAGGACTGGGGCGTGCGCTGGAAGATATTTCCGGCGATGGTCGGCCGCTGACTCTCTCGCTACAAATATTACTGCTGATGAGTCTGTTGACGGTTTTGCCGTCGATCGTTCTGATGATGAGCAGCTTCACCCGGATCATCATCGTGCTGTCCATCTTGCGGCAGGCTTTGGGATTGCAACAAACTCCGCCTAATCAAGTTCTGGTTGGACTGGCGCTATTTCTGTCTCTTTTCGTGATGCGTCCGGTTATCGATACGATTAACGTCGATGCCTATTCTCCTTATGGCGAAGGCGAGATACCGATCGAAGAAGCGATTAGCCGCTCCGGCGATGCCTTGCACGGTTTCATGATCAAACAGACACGGCAGTCGGACCTGAAACTATTCATGGAACTGGGCGACACGCCGCCGGTCGCGAAACCGGAGGATATTCCGTTCTCAATCCTGCTGCCCGCTTTTGTCACCAGTGAGCTGAAGACCGCTTTCCAAATTGGGTTTCTCATCTTTCTACCATTCCTGATCATCGACCTTTTGGTGGCGTCCACGCTGATGGCGCTCGGGATGATGATGTTGTCGCCGACCATTATTTCAATGCCTTTCAAGCTGTTGCTGTTCGTGCTGGTTGATGGCTGGGCGCTCACCATGGGCACGCTAGCCGGCTCATTCGCTATTTAG
- a CDS encoding flagellar biosynthetic protein FliO produces the protein MMTAYIIKLLLLLPVMGGLIFAALWLYCKYQPALMNAQKERRVKILETLPMGGFAKLAVIEFDGQMLLISVNRTRIDRLAAGAEKP, from the coding sequence ATGATGACCGCCTATATCATCAAGCTATTGCTGTTATTGCCGGTGATGGGTGGGCTTATATTTGCCGCCTTGTGGCTCTATTGCAAATATCAGCCCGCCTTGATGAACGCGCAGAAAGAAAGGCGCGTCAAAATCCTCGAGACACTTCCGATGGGCGGTTTTGCGAAATTGGCGGTGATAGAATTTGACGGCCAGATGCTTCTGATATCAGTCAACCGCACCCGTATTGATCGGCTGGCTGCGGGTGCCGAAAAGCCATGA
- the fliN gene encoding flagellar motor switch protein FliN: MSGAKETQPVKKADDTEKQPWAENENFRLLADIPVRLSVEVGSISKRLAEIMAFQEGEVVELDRQSDDLLDIMINGTLVAKGEVVTIDGRFGVRIAELANEGLSFPAVERR; this comes from the coding sequence ATGAGTGGTGCGAAAGAAACACAGCCGGTAAAAAAGGCTGACGACACAGAAAAGCAGCCATGGGCTGAGAATGAAAACTTCCGTTTGCTGGCCGATATTCCTGTGCGCCTTTCCGTAGAAGTGGGTTCGATATCCAAACGGCTTGCCGAGATCATGGCCTTTCAGGAAGGTGAAGTGGTGGAGCTGGACCGGCAATCGGATGACCTGCTCGATATCATGATCAATGGCACATTGGTCGCGAAGGGTGAGGTGGTCACCATAGATGGCCGCTTTGGTGTGCGTATTGCCGAACTGGCCAATGAAGGCTTGAGCTTTCCGGCCGTGGAGCGACGCTGA
- a CDS encoding flagellar motor switch protein FliM has translation MTIVATHRFAEKSNHSQTDLSPLKRVSDRYARGLSDAVERIAAIKADVDVQDVRFQSFGEWVGGLESLSSLSVFRLLPLRGSLILRLEETMISTLVELYFGGKLGPIIARKKDSFRDAELQLIERLGQALVEQLADCFTDYTVVKPAMMNHESNALHVTICKKDEEVMCQSFSLSLGPDSSWDVDLIYSADAAEGALELIQNKSMEQSDATDPDWQREWHRGLQHIHMPLRTILAQPVMRLPELFQMKPGDIIPITPRVKPPLFIANHKFATGTLGEKNGCAAFKIEHIERGDAR, from the coding sequence ATGACCATAGTAGCAACCCATCGATTTGCAGAAAAATCGAACCACAGTCAGACTGACTTATCGCCGCTGAAGCGCGTGTCTGATAGATATGCACGGGGGCTTTCGGATGCCGTCGAAAGGATCGCTGCGATAAAGGCCGATGTCGACGTTCAAGATGTTCGGTTCCAATCTTTTGGTGAATGGGTCGGCGGTTTAGAGAGTCTGTCGAGCCTCTCGGTTTTTCGTCTGCTGCCGCTGCGCGGTTCGTTGATCCTGCGCCTTGAAGAGACGATGATCAGCACCTTGGTCGAGTTGTATTTTGGCGGTAAACTTGGCCCTATAATTGCCCGAAAGAAAGACAGCTTCCGCGATGCAGAATTGCAGCTAATTGAGCGGCTCGGACAAGCTCTGGTCGAACAGCTGGCTGACTGTTTTACCGATTATACCGTCGTGAAACCAGCGATGATGAATCATGAAAGCAACGCCCTGCACGTCACCATCTGTAAGAAAGATGAGGAGGTCATGTGTCAGTCCTTCTCACTATCGTTGGGACCGGATAGTTCCTGGGATGTTGATTTGATCTACTCCGCAGATGCAGCTGAAGGCGCGCTAGAGCTTATCCAAAATAAGAGCATGGAGCAGTCGGATGCAACCGATCCCGATTGGCAGCGCGAATGGCATCGCGGGCTGCAACATATCCATATGCCGCTGCGTACCATTTTGGCGCAACCGGTGATGCGATTGCCCGAGCTTTTTCAGATGAAGCCTGGCGATATCATACCGATTACACCGCGGGTCAAGCCGCCACTCTTCATTGCCAATCATAAATTCGCAACAGGCACGTTGGGCGAGAAAAACGGCTGTGCTGCCTTCAAGATTGAACATATTGAAAGAGGAGACGCCCGATGA
- a CDS encoding flagellar basal body-associated FliL family protein has translation MADAIGKRLNNPAASGRFQKTILGTLFAILLGIGAMAAGYFMAIGGVAQRGNAKPELVSKGEGNIAMSLSDLKGDKRTPSFTESAFKATYYPIDGAFTSNLKNSNNFVQLSISIATYYDERVVENIKQHETAIRSTILMTLAEQEAAALSTHQGKEKLQGVLTNAINKMLKEKTGFGGINNVYFTSFVVQ, from the coding sequence ATGGCTGATGCAATTGGAAAACGGCTGAACAATCCAGCTGCGAGTGGTCGATTCCAGAAAACGATACTTGGAACGCTATTCGCTATCTTGCTTGGCATCGGAGCAATGGCTGCGGGCTATTTTATGGCAATTGGGGGAGTAGCGCAGAGGGGGAACGCCAAACCGGAGCTGGTATCTAAAGGCGAGGGTAATATCGCGATGAGTTTGTCCGACCTGAAAGGCGATAAACGTACTCCAAGCTTTACCGAAAGCGCGTTCAAGGCGACCTATTATCCTATTGATGGCGCATTCACATCCAACCTGAAGAACAGCAATAATTTTGTGCAACTCTCCATTTCCATTGCAACCTATTATGATGAGCGGGTTGTGGAAAATATTAAGCAGCATGAAACGGCTATCCGGTCCACTATTCTTATGACGCTGGCGGAGCAGGAGGCAGCTGCGCTCAGCACCCATCAAGGCAAAGAAAAGTTGCAGGGCGTCTTGACCAACGCGATTAATAAGATGCTGAAAGAAAAGACTGGTTTCGGCGGTATCAACAATGTCTATTTCACCAGCTTCGTGGTGCAATAA
- a CDS encoding flagellar hook-length control protein FliK: protein MNSPFRLVESFDAKTMTAPLRQPFGLPGGDEFALRFVDASLAIEDNIFEVEQPGGEVSEEDKSDILSLDEALQPVPFGELDETMDVPLSNQDKGFPAAVLNDAKALGENSLSATAKAEEIRGNQNQIASLIKKEMFQIGRGHQALSADKPVTSSSATIGQNNKTTAPVPFADVGPADLKLFLDNRLNSSRGEKRDAKLTGQEDGAFPVARSVTQVVQAPSTIAAYPMINNIADTATVVRTHAVTAPTQPILDTGMDDQWIARLGDEIGKLTGEKATLNFQLKPHNLGRLHIEILSDAAGNSVRMDTDNEAAKLLILGAQGRLEQDIRLAGSKLVRVDVTHQEQSGSQPDQQGTESQGRDAGLDGRKSPSANGHIADTKLLATPDFGGTSSSVGARYA from the coding sequence ATGAATAGCCCGTTTCGTTTAGTAGAAAGCTTCGATGCTAAGACCATGACCGCCCCTCTGCGACAGCCTTTTGGCTTGCCGGGCGGAGATGAATTTGCGCTGCGTTTTGTCGATGCTTCGTTAGCGATTGAAGATAATATATTTGAGGTCGAGCAGCCGGGAGGCGAGGTTTCAGAAGAAGACAAATCTGATATTTTGTCGCTTGATGAAGCACTCCAACCGGTGCCTTTTGGTGAACTTGACGAGACGATGGACGTTCCCTTGAGTAATCAGGATAAGGGTTTTCCGGCGGCGGTGTTGAATGATGCAAAAGCACTGGGTGAGAATTCTTTGTCGGCGACAGCCAAAGCAGAAGAAATTAGAGGGAATCAAAACCAGATTGCTTCCCTGATCAAGAAAGAAATGTTCCAGATTGGACGGGGTCATCAAGCGCTGTCCGCGGACAAACCAGTGACCTCGTCATCTGCGACTATTGGTCAGAACAATAAAACCACCGCCCCAGTGCCCTTTGCAGATGTCGGTCCCGCAGATCTAAAGCTATTCCTGGACAACCGTTTGAACTCGTCTCGCGGCGAAAAACGCGACGCGAAACTAACGGGTCAAGAAGATGGAGCCTTTCCAGTTGCTCGATCGGTTACGCAGGTCGTTCAGGCACCATCGACGATCGCGGCTTATCCGATGATCAATAATATTGCTGATACCGCGACCGTAGTCAGGACACATGCCGTTACCGCTCCGACCCAACCAATTCTGGATACTGGGATGGATGATCAATGGATCGCTCGATTGGGTGACGAAATTGGAAAATTGACCGGCGAAAAAGCGACGCTAAATTTTCAGTTGAAGCCCCATAATCTTGGCAGATTGCATATTGAAATACTGTCAGACGCAGCAGGCAATAGTGTGCGTATGGATACGGACAACGAAGCCGCAAAATTGTTGATACTTGGTGCGCAAGGGCGACTGGAACAGGACATTCGGCTAGCGGGTTCCAAATTGGTGCGTGTCGATGTCACGCATCAAGAACAATCGGGATCACAGCCGGATCAGCAGGGAACGGAATCGCAAGGCCGTGATGCTGGTTTGGATGGACGGAAAAGCCCATCTGCCAATGGTCATATCGCTGACACAAAATTGCTGGCCACACCAGATTTCGGCGGGACTTCGTCCTCTGTCGGCGCGCGATACGCCTGA